A part of Paenibacillus donghaensis genomic DNA contains:
- a CDS encoding S66 family peptidase, whose amino-acid sequence MIKYPYLEPNTTIGVTAPSSGLKTELHPWMHAATSRLKAQGYVVNCGETVWTEQKAKSAPAHIRATELNAMLTDDSTGLIFPPWGGELLIETLEHLNLEAIKPKWVLGYSDISVLLLAITLRTGIATAHGTNLVDLRGETDDETTAMWQSILTTKTGESIVQHSSAAYQKEWPETPSPTVFKLTEPTAWRSMSGAPVRMQGRLLGGCIDVIRHLIGTPFGDVRRFREQFISNEPIVWFLENCELNTVDLRRSLVQMKLAGWFKHCAGIMFGRSPANRPVDGYTAEDVYADVAAELQLPVIYDIDCGHVPPQLTLINGAYAEIEVANGSGTVRQTFRP is encoded by the coding sequence ATGATTAAATATCCGTATTTGGAACCAAACACAACCATCGGCGTAACCGCCCCTTCCTCCGGATTGAAGACAGAGCTTCATCCCTGGATGCATGCTGCAACCAGCCGTCTGAAGGCACAAGGCTACGTAGTGAACTGCGGTGAGACCGTATGGACCGAACAGAAGGCCAAATCGGCGCCTGCGCATATACGCGCAACGGAACTAAACGCCATGCTGACCGATGACAGCACCGGACTGATCTTCCCTCCCTGGGGCGGGGAGCTGCTGATTGAGACACTGGAGCATCTGAATCTGGAAGCCATCAAGCCGAAGTGGGTGCTGGGATACTCAGATATCAGCGTACTGCTGCTGGCGATCACCCTGCGGACGGGCATAGCCACGGCGCACGGCACCAATCTCGTCGATTTAAGAGGTGAGACTGATGATGAGACTACCGCGATGTGGCAGTCCATCTTAACTACCAAGACTGGAGAGTCGATTGTCCAGCACTCCTCTGCAGCGTATCAGAAGGAATGGCCGGAGACGCCCTCTCCTACGGTTTTTAAGCTGACAGAGCCTACCGCCTGGAGAAGTATGTCAGGCGCCCCTGTCCGCATGCAGGGACGGCTGCTGGGCGGCTGCATCGATGTGATCCGGCATTTGATTGGCACCCCTTTCGGGGATGTCCGGCGTTTCCGCGAACAATTCATCAGTAATGAACCCATTGTATGGTTTCTGGAGAATTGCGAGCTGAATACCGTCGACCTACGCAGATCACTGGTGCAGATGAAATTGGCAGGATGGTTTAAGCATTGCGCGGGTATTATGTTCGGCAGAAGCCCTGCCAACCGGCCTGTCGACGGCTATACTGCAGAGGATGTGTATGCAGATGTCGCTGCCGAGCTTCAGCTTCCGGTCATCTATGATATCGATTGCGGGCATGTGCCACCACAGCTTACTCTGATCAACGGTGCTTATGCCGAGATTGAAGTCGCGAACGGCAGCGGCACGGTCCGTCAGACGTTCCGCCCATAG
- a CDS encoding DUF5590 domain-containing protein, with protein MKKRRKWILLGSVLIVLLVVGLIQFYAYIMKSQWGEQQIAEDIARTQAGLTEISKAQKSVWGEEAIYWVLTGNNAAGQELMVWVRFLPGGTAAEGENAVYGEEISKGTSEEQVRAIIKSQLPGIKVERLLPGVFNGEYVWQLFYQQEGIYHYKFFRFADGTEIGEGYNLPQQ; from the coding sequence TTGAAGAAAAGGAGAAAATGGATCCTGCTGGGATCGGTACTGATTGTGCTCCTGGTAGTGGGATTAATCCAGTTCTATGCCTATATCATGAAATCTCAATGGGGCGAGCAGCAAATTGCCGAGGATATTGCCCGAACCCAGGCCGGACTAACCGAAATATCCAAAGCGCAGAAATCCGTCTGGGGTGAAGAAGCAATCTATTGGGTGCTGACCGGGAACAATGCTGCCGGACAAGAGCTGATGGTGTGGGTCCGCTTCCTGCCCGGAGGCACAGCTGCGGAAGGCGAGAACGCCGTGTACGGCGAAGAGATCAGCAAGGGAACCTCGGAGGAGCAGGTCCGCGCTATCATCAAGTCGCAGCTTCCCGGCATCAAGGTGGAGCGGCTGCTGCCGGGCGTGTTTAACGGAGAATATGTGTGGCAGCTGTTCTACCAGCAGGAAGGAATCTATCATTACAAGTTCTTCCGCTTCGCCGACGGAACCGAAATCGGTGAGGGGTATAATCTGCCACAGCAATAG
- a CDS encoding amidohydrolase encodes MSSNRTLIRNGRFLIPGAEKPVLQGYMSIEDGTITYIGTDEPWSEAGAGTTTIVDGSRLLFLPGLVNTHGHAAMSLLRGYGDDLALQVWLRDKMWPMEAKFTAEDIYWGTSLSVLEMLKGGTTTFLDMYIHMDRVAEVAELSGIRAVLTRGVLGHCPPQEQSSKLAGAVQFARDWNGAAGGRITTMLSPHAPYTCPPDYIMKFVQAAHDYDLPMHTHMSETKREVEQNVAEYGLRPVQHLEKLGLFTRPSLVAHGVHLNDEEIAILARHEVGVSHNPGSNLKLASGIARVVDLQQAGVKVSLGTDSAASNNNLDLFEEMRLAALLHKGISGDPTAVPAPEALRMATEYGAASLFLKDVGRLAVGMKADFIALDIDQPHLLPHSDLLSHAVYSASARDVEHVWVDGKQVVKHGACLTLDEEAIRRKAQETFESLLKR; translated from the coding sequence GGGAGCGGAGAAACCGGTTCTGCAAGGATATATGAGTATAGAAGACGGCACCATCACTTACATAGGTACAGATGAGCCTTGGTCTGAAGCCGGAGCCGGTACAACAACTATTGTGGATGGCAGCCGGCTGTTGTTTCTGCCAGGCCTGGTCAATACGCATGGTCATGCGGCGATGTCGCTGCTGCGCGGATATGGCGACGATCTTGCCCTGCAGGTATGGCTGAGGGACAAAATGTGGCCGATGGAAGCAAAATTTACTGCCGAGGATATATACTGGGGCACTTCTCTGTCCGTTCTGGAGATGCTCAAAGGCGGGACTACAACCTTCCTTGATATGTATATCCATATGGACCGCGTAGCTGAAGTGGCGGAGCTGTCGGGTATCCGCGCGGTTCTGACGCGTGGTGTCCTGGGCCATTGCCCTCCGCAAGAGCAGAGCAGCAAGCTGGCTGGAGCGGTGCAGTTTGCCCGTGACTGGAACGGTGCGGCGGGCGGACGGATTACGACGATGCTCTCTCCGCATGCGCCGTATACCTGTCCGCCGGATTATATCATGAAGTTTGTGCAGGCGGCGCATGATTATGATCTGCCGATGCATACGCATATGTCGGAGACGAAACGTGAGGTCGAGCAGAATGTCGCGGAATACGGTCTGCGTCCTGTGCAGCATCTGGAGAAGCTGGGCCTCTTCACCCGCCCTTCACTAGTGGCGCACGGCGTTCATCTGAATGACGAGGAGATCGCCATTCTGGCCCGCCATGAAGTCGGCGTGTCCCATAATCCTGGCAGCAACCTGAAGCTGGCGAGCGGAATCGCCCGGGTGGTCGACCTGCAGCAGGCAGGCGTCAAGGTGTCGTTGGGCACAGACAGTGCGGCAAGCAACAACAACCTCGATCTGTTCGAGGAGATGCGCCTGGCGGCGCTGCTTCATAAAGGCATCAGCGGCGATCCGACGGCGGTTCCGGCCCCGGAGGCGCTGCGTATGGCGACGGAATATGGTGCAGCCTCTTTGTTCCTGAAGGATGTGGGCCGGCTTGCGGTGGGAATGAAGGCCGACTTCATTGCGCTGGATATCGATCAGCCGCATCTGCTGCCTCACAGTGACCTGCTCTCGCATGCAGTGTACTCCGCGAGTGCCAGGGACGTGGAGCATGTCTGGGTGGACGGCAAGCAGGTCGTGAAGCATGGCGCCTGCCTGACATTAGATGAGGAAGCCATCCGCCGCAAGGCACAGGAGACCTTCGAGAGTCTGCTGAAACGATAA